The DNA window TCTTGAATTATAACGTTAAGATTGGAAGGATAAACGTAAGGATTTTTTAGGTAAAATTTAATTTTTGAAAGAAGAGCTCTGCCTCTTAGAGAAGGAACTCTAAATTTCAGTGTATCATAGAGACTTTTAAAAATAGGGATTCCTTTATCTACGATAAACTCCTCTGATATACTTTGCCAATGTATTCTTGGCAAAGAGTTATAAGTATCAAACAAGGATACGTCTGCTTTAAGCCCTTTAAGGATAAGTATCTTATTTTCGCCATAAATAGGTTCCCTTCTTTTATTTCCCTTTATGTCTCTATAAACTCCGAAAATTCAACTTCACTATTTCCGCTATATTTTCCTAGTTTATATATAAGTAACGTATCATCTATTCTTCTACCGCTTGTTTTGTTCCATGAGATCTCACCGTTTAACCTATAAAAGAGTGTATCAAGGGTTTTGTTATGATCTTTTATTTTTGCCTTTATAAAAATCGAGTTATCTTCGTAAACTTTCTTTTGGTAAATAAGTGTGACTTTTGGAGGAGATGTATCAATCAATCCGACGTTTATCCATTTTCTAGAATAAAGAATAAGCACAGAGTCTGCGTTGAGCCTGCATCTTAAAAAGGCGTCCCCTCCTGAAACATTAAGAAATTCAAAGGAAAATCTTAATAGGTTTACTCCTTTCTTTAAAAATAATGTATCCTTTAGAACCCTTATGGTATCTTCCTTTAAAATATCAAAGCTTATATAGGTTGTCTCAGGAGGAATATCAAAGACATGTGCTTGCATACTTATCTTTAAAGTATCATTGGGATAGATTGTATCAGGAGATGTAGTTAAGTTCCTTATTCTAACATCTATCCCTCTTAGTTTTATCTCAAACTCTCTTTGTCTTATTACTGTATCAGAAAGGAACCTATAGCTGATCCTGTAAAAGTCGGTTAAGCCCTTTGGAGGGAGTCTCTTATAAAAGAAGGTATCTTTTTCTATATAAAGGGTAAATAAGTCGTTATCCTAGAAATTTGATTTTTAGTTTACCGCTCCTTTTTACAAGAACGTTCAGTTTCATCAGTTCACCGAAGAAATACTCAGGTTTTTCAGGATAAACCGCAATTAAACTATTACCCTCGTATAGAGGATACTCTCTTAAAGGCATTGCGTTCATCGATGGCCATAGATAAATTCCGTAAAATACGTTAACGGGCAAGGAGTCTAAGACAAATTTGTAATTAATTATTTTTTCAGGTAAAGAAAATTTTTTGATAATTGTGTCATTTGGTGGTATCAAAATTTTAAACTGATAATATTTTATAGGTGGGTTAAGTTTTTCTTCCCAATTAGTCTCTGCTTTACAGTAAATATTACATTTTCTAAATTTCAGAATCTTTTCTGAAGATGAGTAAAGTATTCCACTTATTGTATCTCGATTAGTTGCTGAAAGTAAAGGCGAGATATAGATCCCCTCTGAATCGGGGTTTAGAAGTTTTAGTCCAGTAGAATCAACCTTTATATTTTTTACAAATCCTGTAACAAATAAAAGTGTATCCTTTTCATAAAAAGGTAGAGAAATTTTTGAAAGTATCCTTGGATTAAGCTCATTTAAATTTCTAATTTTTAAATAAAATCTTGCAGTATCATTTTTTGAGTAAAACCTTTTATCAGTATAAGACACTGCAGAGATACGATAACTTTTATATTTTACTATTCTCCATAAAGTTTCACCGTTTAAACTAAATTCCATCGTATAGATTCCTTCAGGAATGTATAGCATATTTCTTAGATAGAAAGTATCAGAGTAAGTTGAGCCTACGGGAAGATAAAACTCTTTTAGATCAGACTCTTCGAACCATTTTACTTCTAAAAAGCCAGCACCTTTACTTGTTCTCTTGTTTTTAACGCTAAAAGGAACCAAAATTAAAGAATCATCCACATGAACATAGAATGTATCCTGTGTAATAAGATAAAAGTTTGGTTTAAACTTTTTCTTCCATGTTTTTGAAGTTAAAACGTTACCATTTAAGCTTAAAATGTCAAGCTCTATGTTATATTCACCTTTTTTTCAGGAAGGATAAACAGTGAATATAAGTGTACCATTTTTTGAAAAATATCTTTCTATAGTGTCTTTTCCTGAGGGGTGTGTTAGGATCGCCCTTAAGAATCTTAAATTTGCGTAGGGAAGATAAATTGGGAAGATGAATTTCATAAGTCCATTTTCGTCTGCGCCCTTTAAAATAATGGTGTCAATTTTTACATAACCTACAAGACCTGCATAGAGTACGCTTTCTGATGAGTCGAGGATCATCTCAGTATTTTTTTCAAAATCGCGGATACTGTATAAACTGCGGGATAAGGTACACTGCAGGAAATACTTTTCTCCTTTTCAGAATTTGCCTCAACTTCATCCTCTTTAGAATAAACTCTTACTATTTCTCCATCTTTTTTTATATAAAAGTATGTTTTATACAAGGTGTTTTTGTCGGAAGGATTTGTAATCCTATAACCAAGTGTAAATGATGTATCCTCATAGATCAGGTTTGTATCGACTTTTAAGTTTCCTTCACCCCTAAAATATAGTTTTTTAAGCTTGTATAATTTATTTTGGGTATATGTTGAAAGTAAAAGATAGACTGTGTCATCTTTTGCAAATTTTGGCTTTATATGGTAGTTGCGGTTAATCTTCTCACCGATTTTTATACGGAACGTATCTTTTATTGTATCTCCCTGGAATATAATCTTTGAAAACAGTTTCCCTTCACAGGCAAAAGGATTTAGAGTGAGTTTCATGGATATAGGATCATAATAGAATATATCGTGCGAAAATACTTCTGGAATTATATCAACATCTTGGGGTAATATTTTTAGTGAATCTATTAAGTAGATACTATTATTTTTATAGTGGAGTAGAAAGTTTCTATTTTTTTCTTTAAAGTTAAGCGAAAAGTTTTATAATTTTTTTATCGTTAAAAATTTTAAGCTTATAGTTTTCGATTTCGTCTGTATCGATTAGGGTTTCTTTATTTAAAAGTGTATCGTTATCGCGGATAAATCCTATCTCACCATAGATGGGCACTTTAGAGAGATTCCATATTTTTAAATTTATTAAGGATGAGTCACCATAAACGGATAGCCATCAAAAGAGGGTGAAATTTTAATTCCCAATTCTTGTGGAACAACTTCAAAAAAGTGGAAAGAATTTTTATTCAGTGGAAAATCGTCTTTACCAAGTAGAGAAAGTTTCGCTACGTATTTTCCAGGTGGAAAATGGTAAAAAGACGGAATAGAAAAGGTTGTATCCCATGAGCTATGAGGATTAAAATTATTTTTAAATATCTCTCCTCTATAGATTTCTTTAATTTTAACAGATGTATATTCTGCGTTGAATTTATAAATCGAGGGAGGAACATCTGTGATTTTATCTCTTTTTAAATAGAAATGAAATATAAATCCGTTGTAACCCCATGGAAATTTGAAGACATATTGAAGGAGAGAGTCAAGGGGATACCATTTAAAAAGTTCTGCGTATCTTTTTCTCTTCCATCCCCAGGAAAATCCCATAAAGTATGAACTTATTTTGCCGTGGTTCTCCTTATGGTCAAACTTGTAATTTATAAATTTTATTTCATTTTCTTCTGAGCTTCCGCTCCCGCGGAATACGATTCTCCCGAATAAGCCACCTGCAAAGAAAAATTTATTAACAGAAACGAGGAGGTATGAAGTATCTGTTAGAGTTAGGGAATAAAGAATGGGGTTTTGGAGTTCCTCTACGTTGAATCCCATTGCTTCTCCTATGAAGTAATCTTCTTTAACCTCTATCTTATTTCCATTTTTTGTGTATCTTTCAAGGGTTCCAAAAGTAGTTTGTGCCCATACTGAATTAAAGGGATCAATAAATATAAGTTCGTAGCTTTTTTCACCGAACTCTAAAACTTTATCTCCCGACAAAGTTAATTTAATTATTTTATTTTTGCCTTTATCGCTTACCCATATGTAATTTTCCTTATCAATTTTTATATCGACAAGGTCAACAAGGGCTGTATCAACTATAACGTCTAAAAGATTGAAATTTTTGTCAAGTTTAATAACTCTCGATTTACCCGACTCTACAAGATACAAAAAGCCATCTTTTGAGGTTATTCCCTTTGGATCAATAAAATCTCTACAAATACTTTCTATATACCCGAGTTTTCCTGTTCTACGAGGATTCAAGTTTGTAGGTTCATATTTTATTTTAAAAATTCTGTTTCCATCAGTAGTGATGTAAATGTAATTATCCATAAACGTTAAAGCATAAATTGAAGAAACACCTGGAATTGATAGGGTATCTAAAAATCGTGATATCCACCTAAATTTTTTACCAAGAGCTATTCTTAATGTGTCTTTTAATACAAAGGCATAAATAAGGCTATCTTTACCAAGGATATAGGCACGTGAACTTGTATAGTTAAAACTAGTTTTATCTTTATTTTTAGCCTTTTTATCTCTCGGATACTGTAGATAATAATAGTCTTCTTGAAAGAAACGAGTTGTATCATCTAAAACAAATTTTTCACTATCGTTTTTGACACCCTGAAGTTCAACCAAGTAATAGTTAATAGTATCTTTTGCACTAAAATGAACAGAATCAATGTAGGAAATATAGGTGCCAACTTTTAAAAGGAATTTTCTCTCATGAGAGGGATATATTGAAGAATTATTGAAATATCTTATATTTATAATTTTTTCTTGTTGAGGAAGATAAATTTCTCTATTCATTTTTAGATTTATGCTATCACAAGGGCCTTCTCTATAAAACACGTTGCGCATAATGCTGTTTTTTATTCCGGTTATTTTCTGGTGAAATCTTAGCTTTAAGGGAATTAAAGAGTTTTTCGGAAAGTGTAATCCACGAAATGAAAGGGTTTTAGTCTCAAGTGGTTCAAAGTATAGTGTCTCTTTTTCGTAGTGAGTGTTTCCGTGGATAAACGAGTATTCAAATCTTCTGGAAAGCTACCGTAATTTAAAAGTGGAATATGCACTGAGTCGTTGGGATTTTTAATTTCTATAGTAAAGGGAACTCCAAGGTCCATAATTAGGGGGGATCTCACTTCCCAGACATGAGTATCACTTAGTGTGTTGAACGGGAATTTGCCTTCTCCGTAATATTCCCCTATCCCAACGTTATCTGGTACATAAAATGAGTCAGGAATAATAACTGTTTTTCCTGGTTCAATTACAAAGTTCCATTCTTTTTTTTCTGCAGAGGGTGGTTTAAAATATCCCCAGCTTCTGAATTTCAGATCTGTGTAACCAAAGATTTTATAATAGAACTTATGGAATTTACCTGGAATTAAGATCCTACATGGTCCCCCATAAGGATTAAGTATATCATTATAAGGACCAGATCCTCCCCCTATAATTCTTGTGTATCCAAACAGCATAAAATGAGTGTATATAGGGATGCCACTTCTTTTAAAAACTGAGCAAAACCTACCATTCACATAGCCTCTATAACAATAGCCCATGTAAATGGGTGGAATTTCGAGATTGTAATCCGTTATTTTCAAAATAATTGTGTTTCTGTGACCGGCACTATCGATCCAGCCTTTTGCTAAGATAAATTCTCTTTGAATTGAACCGTCCATACCTCCCCAAAGCAATATTCGCACAAAGAGTGAGTCATTTATTATCTTTTTGTTTGATGGGTTTTTAAATATAGGAACGAGTGCGATAGAGTTACCGGATGTAAGTATTCTTTGGGGTGCTAAAGAAAACATATAGAAGCTATCGATTTCAGGAGATAAAATCCAGCTTATTAACTCCTGTGTATCTGCATCTTTGTTTACTATAAAAGAAAGAATTTTAAATTCCGCTTGAGGGAAAATAATATTTTTTGTGATAGGTATTTTTTCATTAATTAGAAAATAATTTGAGTCGGTAATTATATGGGTATTTTTAAATGAGTAAAAGCTATCTCCTCGAGNNNNNNNNNNNNNNNNNNNNNNNNNNNNNNNNNNNNNNNNNNNNNNNNNNNNNNNNNNNNNNNNNNNNNNNNNNNNNAGCGTATCCTTGTAATAAATACTTTTGGTGTAGTTCAAGCTATCAAAATAAATTCTAGGTAAAATTTTGATACTGCAGGCGTGTGCTCTGGTATGTTCTGTTTTGATTATTAATAAATAGTTCCCCCTTTTATAATCCTTTCTTAATGGAATAAATACTGTATCTTTATGAACCAGGTTATCATACAAGGGAATTTCTTGTGGAAAAGAGTCTAAGTTAAGTTTATATATAAATACAATTGGATAAGTTTCATATTTGCCTTTTACTAAATTGTGTAATTTTCTTTCAAATTTTATAGGTTCTCCTTCAAGTATAGTTATTAATAATCTATAATTTATATTCAGTAAATTTTTTAGGTATGCGGTTATAAATTTTTATCCAGTCTCTTTAAAAATATAGTCAAACTCAATTGTATCAGGATAGGTAAGGTTAACCTCTTTTTCAAAAATTATGCTATCCCTAAAATCATTTTTAATCACAAATGATGAATATATATTTTAAATCTAACGGGTAAACCAACTTCGTTACCAAAACTTCTTACTATATTTATGTAGGGATTCCTTATTCTTTCTCCTCTCATACCAAACCCCTTAGTAAGTCGATAAGACTCACTAAAACTATATACTACCCTGCTCCATCTAGTATACGCGAAGAATCTATCTATCCACGTTTTTTCCTCATATGGTAAAAATGTTATGTATTCTTTGTAAATAAAGTTCGTTATTAGTCCAACTTTCTTCAATAAGAATCTCAAAGTATCACTTGTAGTATTTTTAAAGTACGCCTTAACCTTTATGTGTCTTGGAGTAACCGGATACTCATCATTTACAGNNNNNNNNNNNNNNNNNNNNNNNNNNNNNNNNNNNNNNNNNNNNNNNNNNNNNNNNNNNNNNNNNNNNNNNNNNNNNNNNNNNNNNNNNNNNNNNNNNNNNNNNNNNNNNNNNNNNNNNNNNNNNNNNNNNNNNNNNNNNNNNNNNNNNNNNNNNNNNNNNNNNNNNNNNNNNNNNNNNNNNNNNNNNNNNNNNNNNNNNNNNNNNNNNNNNNNNNNNNNNNNNNNNNNNNNNNNNNNNNNNNNNNNNNNNNNNNNNNNNNNNNNNNNNNNNNNNNNNNNNNNNNNNNNNNNNNNNNNNNNNNNNNNNNNNNNNNNNNNNNNNNNNNNNNNNNNNNNNNNNNNNNNNNNNNNNNNNNNNNNNNNCCCATAAAATTGAATTTCTTAATATATTTTTTGAAGCTCGAAAATTTTGCCAATGCGCATTAGCATAATCATCATAAAAGTTTCCTAAAAATACTCCACCTTTACCATATCTGTAAAATACAAAACCAGGTTTACCAGAAGATGTTCCCCTCAAAATAATATGAGAATTCTGCGGGAGGGATTCAAAAAAACCATCAACATCAGCTGAAAAAGGTTAAAAACTTATAGAGTATATTGCTGGATGCAAAGAATCAACAAATGTAGAGTGTGATGAGCAACTCTGGTCTTCTTGCCAGCCGTAACCTGATGGTGAAAGTGGAAGCACCTCAAAATCTTCACCCCTTGGCTGTGTAAATACATACAAATACCCACCATTTCTTACAAATCTTTCCATCTCACTTTTAAATTTGGTATCGTTCTTTTTACCCGCTAAAGCACCAGATGGTATAACCAAAAATCTTAAGTTTCTTTTATTAACACCCCATAAACTCTAAGAGTATCTCTAGTGCTATAATCTACTCCTCAGTGCCAATCGTACCTCCCATTCAAGTTCCTCGGACCATAATCTGAAGTAATACCATAATTAAAAGGAGGTAAAAGATCCTGAGAAAAAAGAAAAGTTACCAGACAAAAATTGATGAAAATTAATTTTTTTCATTTCTTACCCTTTAATAACAAAATTAAGAGCTCATCCAAGAGATCATCAAAGGAAACTTCAAACGATTGAGAAGCAGGTAGATCGTGCCATCCACCATTTAAACCAATTTTTTGTCCTTTCTCACATCAGGAGCGAAACTCCACTTCCTCCCATTAATTTTCCCCTCAGCCCTTACTACCTTTGTTCTCCCCGTCTCTACATCCAAAAAGAAAAGGTGTCTAATCCATTTACCGCCCATCTCTTTACTTATATAGCCCCCTATTATCTTACCATTGGGTGAAATTATAAACGAACCGAAGGCTTCCTCTCTTTTCTTCACCACTTTCACTAACCCATTCCCCAAACTGTCAAAAACCACTAGATGAATCTCCTCATTATGCGGCGGAGCAAAATACTTAAAAAAACACCCTACTACCATCCGCAGACACTCCCTCCTCCGTAACATCACCAGGAGCAGAACTGAAATGAACCTCATATACCCTTCTTCCAACAGTCTCTCCCTTTTTGTTTATAAACTCCAACTCACAAGACGCTACTCCAACCCAACTAACCTCATAATAATTCCACCTAATATACCTATCATGAAACTCCTTACTCAAATACTCCTTAGGCAACAACCGAATGTTCAAAACTAAATTTCCTTTTTCTGAAACAATAAACTTAGTCCCCTTTCGCCAATCTCTCTTAAGTTCCCTTTTTACCCTGCCATCCGGAGAAAGTATAATCACCCTTCCACGCNNNNNNNNNNNNNNNNNNNNNNNNNNNNNNNNNNNNNNNNNNNNNNNNNNNNNNNNNNNNNCTATAACAATTACTCCTACAACGAGAGCTTTCGTAAAAACTTTCATACCAAGCCCCCTTTCAAATAAATGAATAATATCGTTTCACGTGTGCACATTTCAATTTTTGCCCTACTTTACTTGTGGCAAATTGTAAAATTAGCTAAAGAAAACAAGATTGAGAGTTAATAATTAGGTTGTGGATGAGTAATAATAAATAAACTCTTGAACCTAAAATAAGCACACAATTGAAGACACTTATAACTTATGCTTTCTCACCAAGAATCCTCTTGGCAAGTTCTCTTTTTTCTTCCTTTGTTTCTGCAAGAATAAAAAGCGCGATAAGCCTAAATCCTTCATCCATTCTCCTAAATCCCTCATCAATTTTTTGAAGCATCATAATGGTGCTTTCTCTTATAATTTTTCCATTCCTCCAAGCCATATACCCTACCGCACCCGCAAGCAACGTAACACCAACTCCCACTAAACTTAAAGCAGTCTCTATACTGAAATAATAAAAGAATTTAGCTAAAAATTCAATTAGATGGATAAAACATTATGTAAATACAAAAGCAGCCTAATCTCTCTTAAGCCTTATTTAAAAAGAATAAAACTTTTCGCCCTAAAAATAGATTTAAAAAAATAGTTGCAAAATGTATACTACTTTCTCAAACTCAAATTGAAAAATAAACAAAAAATTAAAAATTTTTTAATCTGTTTTTAATTTAATCATATACCCGCTATTTTCACCTCATCATAACCATTTCTTATAAAGGCAACCGGCATTGTCTCAGTATTCGTGTAATAACCAAATTCTAAATTTATACTTATTGCAATCACACCCGCCTTCCCCCCGGTATATTTCTCAAGAATCTCTATCCCTCTTAAACAAGCCTCACTCGGAGGTAGTCCCTCACTAACTCTATCACAAATAAACTTTGCTAAAATAACCCTCATTATCGCTTCCCCTAAACCAGTAGCAGAAGCTGCACAAACTGAATTGGCATAAGTCCCACAACCAGGACAGGGAGTATCACCTACTCTCCCATCAAGCTTAAAAAAAATCCCTCCAGTTGAGGTACCCGCAACAATATTACCACTTTCATCTACAGCACAGGCACCAACAGTACTCCCACCAAAAACACCATACTTTTCTCTTATCCATTCCCAAGTCTTAGACATCTCTTTCTTAAACTCCTTTTTCTCTTTTTCCAGAAATTCATAGTAGAGTTTTAATTTTTCTTCACTAATTAAATTTTCTTTTTTGAAACCCTCAAGAAGAGCAAACTCTTCAGCTCCCTTGCCAACTAGTAACACATGATCTGTTTTTTCCATAATTTTTCGCGCTATAAGTATAGGGTTTTTAAAGTTACTTATTGCAGCAACGGCTCCAAATTTTAAACTTTTTCCCTCCATTATAGATGCATCAAGCTCAACATTACCAGTTGCCGTAAGAGCAGCACCAAATCCAGCATTAAAATACGGATTATTCTCCATCTCTACAATTGCAGCACAAACGGCATCAACTGCACTCCCCCCATTTTTTAAAACTTCAAAACCCCTTTCACAGGCAATTTTCACTCCCTCCCTTGCTTTAATTTTATCTATATGCTTACCAGCACCACCATGCACTATTATTCCAAAATTTTTCATCTTTAAATTACCTCCTTTTGATTACTCAAAAAAATTATAGGAAAATTTATAAATGGAAAACTATAGTGAAGTTCTAAAGGACAAAGAGATTAAAGAGAAAATTGAAAAATACGTCAAAATACTGAAAGAGGTAAATGAAAGAATAAATTTAATTAGTAGAAAAGATTTGGAGAATATTTATAAGAAACACATAACAGAATCTCTTTTCTATCTTGATATCATAAGGGGGAAGAAAATAGTAGATATCGGTTCAGGTGCTGGCTTTCCTGGGATCATACTGGCAATTGTCAAGAAAGGTTGCGATTTTTATCTGATTGAGAGAAATAAAAAGAAGGCAGAATTTTTAAGAAAGGTAAAAAGAGAACTAAATTTAAAAAATGTAAGAATTTATGACTGTGATTTAGAAGATTTTGATGAAAATGAAGAATTTGAATTCGTTTCAAGAGGTGCTGGATATGAGAAAATTCTAAAAATATTAAAAAAGAAAAGATTTAAAGGCTACTTTTACCCAATTTTGCCCTACCAAGAGGAAAAATATGCATATAAAGTCTTTACAAATAGGCTAACAAACAAAAGAATAAAAATAGGGATAATAGAAATTTAAGAAAGAGAAAAAAGCTCCACCGAACCCTGAGAAACCTGCCTTAACGAAAACCATTTAAATTAAAATAGGCGACGTTTCCTCTTATCTTCACTTGCTGCCGAAAGAATAAAGAGAGAAAACTTACTTCAAGGCCTTAGAGCACTTAGAGCACCTTAGGTATTAAAGGGGTGAAGAACCCATCAATAAAAAGGAGACAAGTCGGGCCGGTAAAAAGACAAACGACTCAATTAAGGGAATTCCTAAAAGTGACGAAAAAACTATTAAAGAAGTTAAAATTAAAACTCCATAGGGCTCAAGTATTCTATATCTTAACTTCCACTCAAAGGGCAAAAAAATCGACAAAATTCTTGAACCATCAAGCGGTGGGATAGGTATCAGATTAAAAAAAGCAAGAATTAAATTTATTATATAAGTGGAAAGCAAGATTTTATAAAAGAAATAGATAAATAAATTTTGTGAAGTATCGGGGAAAAATTTTAATATGAAAGAGATAAAAACAGCCAAAATTAAATTTGAGAGCGGTCCTGCTAAAGCAACTTTTGCAAAATCTTTTTCAGGATCACGAAAATAATAAGGATTAACCGGAACTGGCTTTGCCCATCCTATATGAATTAAAAAAAGCAGTATAAAACCTATAGGATCTATATGTGGTATCGGATTTAAGGTTAATCTCCCAGTACTTCGTGGTGTAGGATCTCCTAACCTATCAGCCACTAAAGCATGAGAAAATTCATGAACCGTAAGAGCTAATAAAATCCCAGGCAAAAAAATAATTAAGCTAACTAAACTATCCATATATTAAAATTTTACTAAAATCTCAAGTCTCCTGTTTTTCTTTTTCCCTTCCTCAGAATTCTCATTACTCAAAGGACGAGAGGACCCAAAGGCAGAAACATAAATTCTTTCGGGTGGAACATCACCCTTTGCAATTAAAAACCTAACCACTTCAGTCCCCCTTCTTGCCGATAACTCCCAATTTGTAGGAAATAGATCCTTTTTAGTTTTTATAGGCTCATTGTCTGTATGTACCTGTAACTCTATCTCTTTGTAAGAAATCTCCTTCAAAATCTCACTGATTCTTAGTAACCTTTTTTCTCCATCCTTTGAAAGAGTGTAACCCCCTGGCAAAAAAATATCATCAGTAAATACTAAAATCTTTAGAAAATTAAACTTTGTCTCAACACTAAAGTCCTTTGAAAGTTCCTCCTTTGCCTTTAAAATTGGAAGAGGTAAATTAAAGGCTATAGTATCTTTTCTTGTTAAGTTTAAACCTTCAAATTCTCTCGAAAGTTTTAAGGCTAAGATTTCATTTTCTTTTTTTAAATCTCTTATAAGAAGTTGCTGCGGTAAAACTATAAAAAAGTATCCTATAACCGGCAAAGTAATAAGAAAAACAAATAACATAAAAATTAAAATGTTCCTAAATTTCAATTCCTCCCTCCTCAAACAGATAACGCTTTATTTTCTGAGTAGTAGTCTTTGGAAACTCTTCATCCCTTAAAGAAAAAGACCTTATCCTTTTATAATCAGCTAGCTTTTTATTCACCTCTTCTATTTCCTTTCCAATCCAATCATTTAATAGGTCTTCCGTAACATCAACATTCATTTGCTTTGCCCTATTATCTATTTCCTCATAATCCGGATATATTATAGCATGTAGAATTTCTGTTTTAGTCTTAGGATGAATTTTAGCTAAAACAAGACACTCCTTTATAATAGGAGACTCAAGCAATTTTTCTTCTATCTCTTCTGGATAGATATTTTTACCACCCTTTGTCACTATTACAGACTTTTTTCTTCCTGTTATGTAAATATATCCGTCTTTATCAATATATCCAAGATCTCCTGTTAAAAACCATCCTTCTTTAAAAGCTCTTTCTGTGGCTTTCTTATCTTTGTAATAACCGAGCATAACGTTGTCACCCTTTACAGCTATCTCACCAATACCATTTTCATCAGGATCAATTATCTTAACCTCTACTCCCGGAATTGGGGGGCCAACAGAGCTAATCTTATTTTTACCTTTTGGAGGATTAACCGAAACAACGGGAGCAGTTTCAGATAGTCCATAACCTTGATATATGGGAAACCCTAACCTTTGAAGCCCAACTCCTACCCAAGTTGGTAAAGCCGCTCCTCCTGAAATTATATACTTTATCTTCCCAAAACCCATTCTTTCTCTAATGGTCTTAAACAATATCTTAGATGATTTTTTACCTGTTAAAGGATCAAGAAGGTTTGACAAAGAAGACATAGCCTTAAAAAGACTTTTCTTAGGCAAAG is part of the Candidatus Hydrothermales bacterium genome and encodes:
- a CDS encoding isoaspartyl peptidase/L-asparaginase family protein, with protein sequence MKNFGIIVHGGAGKHIDKIKAREGVKIACERGFEVLKNGGSAVDAVCAAIVEMENNPYFNAGFGAALTATGNVELDASIMEGKSLKFGAVAAISNFKNPILIARKIMEKTDHVLLVGKGAEEFALLEGFKKENLISEEKLKLYYEFLEKEKKEFKKEMSKTWEWIREKYGVFGGSTVGACAVDESGNIVAGTSTGGIFFKLDGRVGDTPCPGCGTYANSVCAASATGLGEAIMRVILAKFICDRVSEGLPPSEACLRGIEILEKYTGGKAGVIAISINLEFGYYTNTETMPVAFIRNGYDEVKIAGI
- the rsmG gene encoding 16S rRNA (guanine(527)-N(7))-methyltransferase RsmG, which codes for MENYSEVLKDKEIKEKIEKYVKILKEVNERINLISRKDLENIYKKHITESLFYLDIIRGKKIVDIGSGAGFPGIILAIVKKGCDFYLIERNKKKAEFLRKVKRELNLKNVRIYDCDLEDFDENEEFEFVSRGAGYEKILKILKKKRFKGYFYPILPYQEEKYAYKVFTNRLTNKRIKIGIIEI
- a CDS encoding site-2 protease family protein, giving the protein MDSLVSLIIFLPGILLALTVHEFSHALVADRLGDPTPRSTGRLTLNPIPHIDPIGFILLFLIHIGWAKPVPVNPYYFRDPEKDFAKVALAGPLSNLILAVFISFILKFFPDTSQNLFIYFFYKILLSTYIINLILAFFNLIPIPPLDGSRILSIFLPFEWKLRYRILEPYGVLILTSLIVFSSLLGIPLIESFVFLPARLVSFLLMGSSPL
- a CDS encoding OmpA family protein, with the translated sequence MKFRNILIFMLFVFLITLPVIGYFFIVLPQQLLIRDLKKENEILALKLSREFEGLNLTRKDTIAFNLPLPILKAKEELSKDFSVETKFNFLKILVFTDDIFLPGGYTLSKDGEKRLLRISEILKEISYKEIELQVHTDNEPIKTKKDLFPTNWELSARRGTEVVRFLIAKGDVPPERIYVSAFGSSRPLSNENSEEGKKKNRRLEILVKF
- a CDS encoding AMP-binding protein, with the protein product MKKIADIFLRGCHISKDNMFSRIRRGDTFQVFLYSEALEMVESIGGYLKSKGFKRGDRAAVLGENMPEWGISYLGIQWAGGVCVPLDARASSSDWEHFLRHSESKFIFVSKRFVEDILEIKDKVESLVEIISFPDSDGKVTSFQDVILHKEKLEVPVDRDPTDLAVILYTSGTTGTPKGIMLSHKNIISNIESVLKIFDFNENDHLFSVLPIHHVFEGTCGFLAPLYVGAKITYARSLKPSELLEDLRDTEPTVFLTVPLLLEKLYLGIMKNINSLSLPKKSLFKAMSSLSNLLDPLTGKKSSKILFKTIRERMGFGKIKYIISGGAALPTWVGVGLQRLGFPIYQGYGLSETAPVVSVNPPKGKNKISSVGPPIPGVEVKIIDPDENGIGEIAVKGDNVMLGYYKDKKATERAFKEGWFLTGDLGYIDKDGYIYITGRKKSVIVTKGGKNIYPEEIEEKLLESPIIKECLVLAKIHPKTKTEILHAIIYPDYEEIDNRAKQMNVDVTEDLLNDWIGKEIEEVNKKLADYKRIRSFSLRDEEFPKTTTQKIKRYLFEEGGIEI